Proteins from a single region of Malassezia restricta chromosome IV, complete sequence:
- a CDS encoding U6 snRNA-associated Sm-like protein LSm5 — MSATILPLELVDRCIGSSIWVVMKGQREFVGKLLGFDDYVNMVLEDVTEYENTPDGYKKVHLSKTLLNGNNICALVPGGEGPEH; from the exons ATGTCGGCGACGATTCTGCCACTGGAGCTCGTGGATCGGTGTATTGGCAGCAGCATCTGGGTCGTCATGAAGGGGCAGCGCGAGTTTGTCGGCAAGCTCCTGGGCTTTGACGACTACGTGA ACATGGTGCTGGAAGATGTGACGGAATA CGAAAACACGCCCGACGGCTACAAAAAGGTGCATCTGTCCAAGACGCTCTTGAATGGCAACAACATCTGTGCG CTCGTGCCTGGTGGCGAAGGCCCCGAGCACTAA
- a CDS encoding calcineurin-like phosphoesterase, with protein MQAAWLVAWALGLAALCLPWPRVVGETRRIVALGDIHGDYAHATAVLRAAGLLHAHHDAWAGGKTVFVSTGDTIDRGDDTIRLYQLFQRLRNESRAHGGDVIHVLGNHEMMNAMLDWRYVTPGDVASFGGMDERRDAMSLHGWLGTEWMQHYQVTTHVDLLPAADMPLYPTHRASFVHGGITPTFADMGVDAMNDVGHTLLEKSLARRGPLSKAEQALWSSDGPFWFRGYAQDPAKAACMMAEQARSSLGVYALIMGHTPQFTGIRTRCDGRVYIIDTGLSRAYGGRPSALDVKSRRWGPCVVSTFSAVDLSGTHHTLHHAWQCPYLRLGRRPRTT; from the coding sequence ATGCAGGCCGCGTGGCTCGTGGCGTGGGCGCTGGGCCTGGctgcgctgtgcctgccgTGGCCGCGTGTGGtgggcgagacgcgccgcatcgtggcgctcggcgatATCCATGGCGACTATGCGCACGCGACGGCCGTCCTTCGCGCCGCGGGCCTCTTGCACGCGCACCATGATGCGTGGGCCGGTGGCAAGACGGTGTTTGTGAGCACCGGCGACACCATCGACCGCGGTGACGACACGATCCGCCTCTATCAGCTGTTCCAGCGACTGCGGAACGAGAGCCGCGCGCACGGTGGCGACGTGATCCATGTGCTGGGGAATCACGAGATGATGAACGCCATGCTCGACTGGCGCTACGTCACGCCAGGCGACGTCGCATCCTTCGGAGGCATGGACGAACggcgcgatgccatgtcCCTGCACGGCTGGCTCGGCACCGAGTGGATGCAGCACTACCAGGTCACCACCCATGTCGACCTGCTGCCTGCCGCGGACATGCCGCTCTATCCCACGCACCGCGCGTCGTTCGTCCACGGCGGCATCACGCCCACGTTCGCCGACATGGGTGTAGACGCGATGAACGACGTCGGCCACACGCTCCTCGAAAAGTCGCTCGCCCGCCGCGGCCCCCTGTCcaaggccgagcaggcgctgtggtCGAGTGACGGCCCATTCTGGTTCCGCGGCTACGCGCAAGACCCAGCGAAGGCGGCATGCATgatggccgagcaggcgcgctcGTCCCTCGGCGTGTATGCGCTCATCATGGGACACACGCCCCAGTTCACGGGCATCCGCACCcgctgcgacggccgcgtcTACATCATCGACACCGGCCTCAGCCGCGCGTACGGCGGCCGCCCTAGTGCCCTGGACGTAAAGTCGCGTCGCTGGGGGCCCTGTGTGGTGTCGACGTTTTCTGCTGTGGACCTATCTGGCACACACCACACGCTGCATCACGCATGGCAGTGCCCCTACTTGCGGTTGGGACGCAGGCCGCGGACCACATGA
- a CDS encoding ketol-acid reductoisomerase, which produces MSAPLTRTALRTVSKAPRRVSARMMSLATRAAPRVSPSTAVPRVAMQVRGMKTLDFAGTPEKVYEREDWPLEKLQDYFKDETFALLGYGSQGHGQGLNLRDNGLNVIVGVRKDGESWRQAEADGWVPGKNLFSIEEAATKGTILMNLLSDAAQTSTWPHLKEYVTPGKTLYFSHGFSIVYKDQTHVVPPENVDVILCAPKGSGRTVRTLFKEGRGINSSVAVFQDVTGRALEKAVAIGIAVGSGYIYETTFQKEVFSDLYGERGCLMGGIQGMFKAQYDVLRAHGHSPSEAFNETCEEALESLYPLIAQNGMDYMYKACSTTARRGALDWAPEFEAACKPVFERLYQSVKDGSETRRALEFGSRKTYREDYDRETDAIADQEMWRVGHVVRGLRPNRK; this is translated from the coding sequence ATGAGTGCTCCCCTGACCCGTACTGCGCTGCGCACTGTTTCCAAGGCCCCCCGCCGTGTGTCGGCCCGCATGATGTCTCTCGCGacgcgtgctgcgccacgtgTGTCGCCTtcgacggccgtgccgcgcgtggcgaTGCAGGTGCGTGGCATGAAGACGCTCGACTTTGCCGGCACGCCGGAGAAGGTGTACGAGCGTGAGGACTGGCCGCTCGAGAAGCTGCAGGACTACTTTAAGGATGAGACGTTTGCACTGCTGGGCTATGGCTCGCAGGGCCATGGCCAGGGACTGAACTTGCGTGACAATGGCCTGAACGTGATTGTCGGTGTGCGCAAGGACGGCGAGTCGTGGCgccaggccgaggcggacgGCTGGGTGCCGGGCAAGAACCTGTTTTCGATTGAGGAGGCTGCGACGAAGGGCACGATTCTCATGAACCTGCTGTCGGATGCTGCGCAGACGTCGACGTGGCCGCACCTGAAGGAGTATGTCACTCCCGGCAAGACGCTGTACTTTTCGCACGGTTTCTCGATCGTGTACAAGGACCAGACGCATGTCGTGCCGCCCGAGAATGTCGACGTGATTCTGTGTGCGCCGAAGGGCTCGGGCCGCAcggtgcgcacgctgtTTAAGGAGGGCCGTGGCATCAACTCGTCGGTGGCCGTGTTCCAGGACGTGACGGGCCGCGCTCTCGAGAAGGCTGTGGCGATTGGCATTGCCGTCGGCTCGGGCTACATCTACGAGACGACGTTCCAGAAGGAGGTGTTCTCGGACCTGTACGGTGAGCGTGGCTGCCTGATGGGTGGTATCCAGGGCATGTTCAAGGCGCAGTACGATGTGCTccgtgcgcatggccaCTCGCCCTCGGAGGCGTTCAACGAGACGTGTgaggaggcgctcgagtcgctgtACCCGCTCATTGCGCAGAACGGCATGGACTACATGTACAAggcatgctcgacgacggcgcgccgtgGTGCGCTGGACTGGGCGCCCGAGTTCGAGGCGGCGTGCAAGCCTGTGTTTGAGCGCCTGTACCAGAGCGTGAAGGACGGATCGGAgacgcgccgtgcgctcgagTTTGGCTCGCGCAAGACGTACCGCGAGGACTACGACCGCGAGACGGACGCCATTGCCGACCAGGAGATGTGGCGCGTCGGTCATGTGGTCCGCGGCCTGCGTCCCAACCGCAAGTAG
- a CDS encoding homoaconitate hydratase, with amino-acid sequence MLWRALRGGRSASRLASSQVRYASTNQTYIEKVVQKYAVDWDPAVPVRSGDYVSIRPATVMTHDNTGPVISKFHAIGAKRIHDPAQVVFALDHDVQNKSAKNLDKYARIEAFAREQHVDFYPAGRGIGHQVLVEEGYAFPQTLCVASDSHSNMYGGVGAVGTPIVRTDAAAIWATGKTWWQLPPMVKVELTGTLPPGVTGKDVIVALCGYFKNDEVLNAAIEFTGDGVRALSIDERLSISNMTTEWGALAGVFPVDDTTLQWYEDLLRQMDRLQFHFGSSPRPSETHPRLTWQHLEKLAKERFEADAGASYAKHLRFDLSTLTPHVSGPNSVKIATPLHELEQQNIPIHKAYLVSCVNSRASDIKAAADVLRGRKVAPGVEFYLAAASSLAQRAAEQSGDWGALLAAGAKPLPAGCGPCIGLGTGLLEDGEVGISATNRNYKGRMGSPKALAYLASPAVVAASAAAGKICGPTPSTASTKPSLSIVAEETAAPVASAPATLDPAFPPTFSGALVFVPQDNLNTDALYPGKYTYQDDITPARQAEVVMENYDPSLAASIAQERAERASRQAASSIVLVSGYNFGTGSSREQAATALKYAGVPVVLAGSFSDVFKRNAINNGLICLQCPELVDDLTSAYAKDGKRGAGGRQPGELSVWLRDATVSLDSSTGTVTLLHSDGTEKRYTTRPAGIGRSIQDMYVAGGMESWVQQRL; translated from the coding sequence ATGCTCTGGCGGGCGCTGCGGGGCGgtcgcagcgcatcgcgcttgGCGTCATCGCAGGTGCGCTATGCCTCCACCAACCAGACGTACATCGAAAAGGTCGTGCAGAAGTATGCGGTCGACTGGGACCCTGCGGTGCCAGTGCGCTCCGGCGACTACGTGTCGATTCGCCCAGCCACGGTCATGACGCATGACAACACGGGTCCTGTGATCTCCAAGTTCCATGCGATCGGAGCTAAGCGGATTCACGATCCTGCTCAGGTCGTGTTTGCCCTGGACCACGACGTACAGAACAAGAGCGCCAAAAACCTCGACAAGTACGCGCGCATCGAAGCTTTCGCTCGGGAGCAGCACGTCGACTTTTACCCCGCGGGCCGCGGTATTGGGCACCAGGTGCTCGTGGAAGAGGGCTACGCCTTTCCTCAGACGCTGTGTGTCGCGTCCGACAGTCACTCCAACATGTACGGCGGCGTAGGTGCGGTGGGCACGCCGATCGTACGCACGGATGCCGCGGCGATTTGGGCCACGGGCAAGACGTGGTGGCAGCTCCCCCCGATGGTCAAGGTCGAGCTCACTGGGACACTGCCTCCGGGCGTGACAGGCAAGGACGTGATCGTGGCGCTTTGTGGCTACTTTAAGAACGACGAGGTGCTGAATGCCGCGATCGAGTTTACGGGCGATGGCGTCCGGGCCCTGTCGATCGATGAGCGCCTCTCGATTAGCAATATGACGACCGAATGGGGCGCTCTGGCGGGCGTGTTTCCCGTCGACGATACCACGCTGCAGTGGTACGAGGACTTGCTCCGCCAGATGGACCGCCTGCAGTTCCACTTTGGCTCCTCGCCCCGGCCGTCTGAGACGCATCCGCGTCTGACCTGGCAGCATCTCGAAAAGCTGGCGAAAGAGCGCTTCGAGGCGGATgccggcgcatcgtacgcCAAGCATCTGCGCTTCGACTTGTCGACACTCACGCCCCACGTGTCCGGTCCCAACAGCGTCAAGATCGCGACGCCActgcatgagctcgagcagcaaAACATTCCGATCCACAAGGCATACCTCGTTTCGTGCGTCAATTCGCGTGCCTCCGATATCAAAGCCGCCGCTgacgtgctgcgcggccgcaAAGTGGCGCCTGGCGTGGAATTCTATCTTGCCGCGGCGAGTagcctcgcgcagcgcgcagCTGAACAGTCCGGCGATTGGGGCGCCTTGCTCGCTGCGGGCGCCAAGCCCCTGCCTGCTGGCTGTGGTCCCTGCATCGGTCTGGGCACCGGCCTGCTGGAGGACGGAGAGGTGGGTATTTCGGCGACGAATCGCAACTACAAGGGCCGTATGGGCAGCCCCAAGGCGCTAGCCTACCTCGCGTCACCCGCTGTCGTGGCGGCTAGTGCGGCAGCTGGCAAGATTTGCGGACCGACTCCAAGCACCGCCAGCACCAAGCCGAGCCTGTCGATCGTGGCCGAGGAGACAGCTGCGCCcgtggcgtcggcgcctGCGACGCTGGACCCCGCCTTCCCGCCGACCTTTTCCGGCGCTCTTGTGTTCGTGCCGCAGGACAACCTGAACACGGATGCGCTGTACCCCGGCAAGTACACGTACCAAGATGACATTACGCCTGCGCGCCAGGCCGAGGTCGTAATGGAGAACTATGATCCGTCCTTGGCGGCGTCGATCGCCCAAGAacgcgccgagcgtgcATCGAGGCAGGCCGCGTcctcgatcgtgctggTGAGTGGCTACAATTTCGGTACCGGCTCGTCCCGTGAGCAGGCCGCGACAGCCCTCAAGTATGCCGGTGTGCCGGTCGTGCTCGCTGGCTCGTTCAGCGACGTGTTCAAGCGAAATGCGATCAACAATGGCCTCATCTGCCTGCAGTGCCCTGAGCTGGTCGACGACCTGACGTCGGCGTACGCCAAGGATGGtaagcgcggcgcaggtggccGGCAGCCGGGTGAGTTGAGTGTGTGGCTGCGTGATGCGACCGTGTCGCTGGACAGCAGCACTGGCACCGTGACTCTGCTGCATAGCGACGGCACCGAGAAGCGGTACACGACGCGGCCAGCTGGTATTGGGCGCTCCATTCAGGACATGTACGTAGCCGGCGGCATGGAGTCGTGGGTGCAACAGCGCTTGTAA
- a CDS encoding tRNA dimethylallyltransferase: MRRHRDVVAVIGSTGTGKSQLAVDLARHAAQHLGMHAEAISADSMQTYVGLDVITNKADASEMEGIPHHLLSFLSPGQEYDITQFVADAGGLCAQLQQQGALPIVVGGTTYYVQHLLFPGRLVSQVPPTDYEGDVHARIASLPPDLRALWDALSDDPKAPPPPGDLWPLLAHLDLACAQRWHHRDHRKVYRSLRILRDTGVPQSAWLSAQDEEDQQHGRREPSRRLVLWVWSEREALHARLNARIQTMIERGLLDEIRDLRRIAGDAPTDYTRGIFQAIGYKEFDAYLTHGGDDRFAAAITDMQTATRRYAKRQTSWIRNQLLPEIRKAQERGEDVWLYLLDATDPAFWKERVSDPAHRILEAFIAHDPMPDPRAQSAAAAEQLAVPEQTGSRLERNRLVACDTCTSDEAQPFLYRENERDKHMQSRTHRMALKRRSRAAYIAEGRARARS; this comes from the coding sequence atgcgccgccaccgcgaTGTGGTCGCCGTGATTGGGAGCACGGGCACGGGCAAGTCGCAGCTGGCCGTCGAcctggcgcggcatgcaGCACAGCACTTGGGCATGCATGCCGAGGCCATTTCGGCGGATAGCATGCAGACGTATGTCGGCCTTGATGTGATTACGAACAAGGCGGACGCCAGCGAGATGGAGGGCATTCCGCACCACCTCCTCAGCTTCCTGTCACCCGGCCAAGAGTATGACATTACGCAGTTTGTCGCAGACGCTGGTGGTCTGTGCGCACAACTCCAACAACAGGGCGCTCTGCCGATCGTGGTCGGTGGCACGACGTACTACGTACAGCACCTACTCTTTCCTGGGCGTCTCGTTTCGCAAGTCCCTCCGACGGACTACGAGGGCGACGTACACGCCCGCATCGCCTCCCTGCCTCCCGACTTGAGAGCCCTGTGGGACGCCCTCAGCGACGACCCCAAAGCCCCTCCACCGCCGGGGGATTTGTGGCCTCTGTTGGCGCACTTGGACCTGGCGTGTGCTCAGCGTTGGCACCATCGCGATCACCGCAAAGTGTACCGGAGCCTGCGAATCCTGCGCGACACGGGCGTTCCGCAGTCTGCGTGGCTCAGCGCTCAGGATGAGGAAGATCAGCagcatgggcgtcgtgaGCCGTCTCGCCGGCTGGTGCTGTGGGTGTGGAGTGAGCGAGAAGCTTTGCATGCGCGTCTGAATGCACGCATTCAGACCATGATAGAGCGCGGCCTGCTGGATGAGATCCGCGacttgcggcgcatcgcggGCGACGCGCCTACCGACTATACACGCGGCATTTTCCAGGCGATTGGGTACAAGGAGTTTGACGCGTACCTGACGCATGGCGGCGACGACCGTTTTGCCGCGGCGATCACTGATATGCagacggcgacgcggcggTACGCCAAGCGCCAGACATCGTGGATCCGCAATCAGCTCCTTCCTGAGATCCGCAaggcgcaggagcgcgGGGAGGACGTGTGGCTGTACCTACTTGATGCGACAGATCCGGCGTTCTGGAAAGAGCGCGTGTCGGATCCAGCGCACCGTATTCTCGAGGCATTCATCGCACATGATCCCATGCCTGATCCACGTGCCCAGAGCGCtgcggccgccgagcagctcgccgtGCCGGAGCAGACGGGCAGCCGTCTCGAGCGCAACAGGCTCGTTGCCTGCGACAcgtgcacgagcgacgaggcacagcCGTTTCTGTACCGTGAGAATGAGCGCGACAAGCACATGCAATCGCGCACACACCGCATGGCCCTCAAgcggcgctcacgagccGCCTACATCGCCGAAggacgcgcacgagcgcggTCCTag
- a CDS encoding leukotriene-A4 hydrolase → MHWVRCARLCLPGLRAFRPLRTLCTSIPRMNWTPPAPTAVPAPPIPPIRDIHSCANVNDIKPLHLHLDWSIDWDAKCIRGAVTHELEVQKDGTAHATFDTSYLDIREVQVDGARAAYQLEARRGPLGEPLRIHLGERMAGDRVKVAIDYATTPKCTALGWLSASQTRAKKTPFLYSQCQAIHGRSLVPCMDTPSRKVTYTARVNSSIPVLMSALRRSSASDVYEFDQPVAIPTYLIAIVGGLLEFRALGPRTGVWAEPPDADAVQWEFERDAEPFLTAAEQVVSPYVWTRYDSVVLPPSFPYGGMENANLTTLTPSLVCGDRSATDVLLHELCHSWSGNLISCMNWESFWLNEGWTVYLERLLLEKLYGPAHRGFSYIIGAKALRDSLEGFQDTPRFQRLVPEFRDGEDPDDAFSSIPYDKGANFLLYLERVVGGLDVFAPYIQAYFTTFQGRSISTEEWKAHLLAYFATHPTASQALQTVDWDAWLHGEGLELPVRMEYDQTLAAEAFALAARWIKAIGDGVDGAFAASDMQGWNANQVVVFLERLHAGPRVPQSYAARLDEIYSLSTAQNPEVRLRFYEVALEEQGGRYAEEAAAWVASQGRMKYCRTIFKALYRVEPALAQRTFLENESFYHPIAAAMIRKDLGL, encoded by the exons ATGCACTGGGTCCGGTGTGCTCGACTGTGCTTGCCTGGACTGCGTGCATTTCGCCCCCTTCGTACTTTGTGCACATCGATTCCGAGAATGAATTGGACGCCTCCTGCGCCGACGGCGGTGCCCGCTCCTCCGATACCACCGATCCGCGATATCCATTCGTGTGCGAATGTCAACGACATTAAGCcgctgcatctgcatcTTGACTGGTCGATCGACTGGGATGCCAAGTGTATTCGCGGTGCAGTCACGCATGAGCTGGAGGTACAAAAGGACGGTACCGCGCATGCTACGTTTGATACATCGTACCTTGATATCCGCGAGGTGCAAGTGGATGGAGCTCGGGCCGCGTACCAGCTtgaggcgcggcgcggcccGTTGGGCGAGCCTCTGCGCATTCATTTGGGTGAACGCATGGCGGGAGACAGGGTCAAGGTGGCCATTGATTatgccacgacgcccaagtgcacggcgctcggGTGGCTCTCAGCCAGCCAAACGCGTGCCAAGAAGACGCCGTTCCTCTACTCGCAGTGCCAGGCGATTCACGGCCGCTCGCTTGTGCCGTGCATGGACACACCCTCGCGAAAAGTGACGTACACGGCGCGTGTCAACTCATCGATTCCCGTGCTCATGTCAgcgctgcggcgctcgtcggcctcggACGTGTATGAATTTGACCAGCCGGTAGCGATCCCCACCTACCTTATTGCGATTGTGGGAGGCCTCCTCGAGTTCCGCGCGCTGGGTCCACGTACGGGCGTATGGGCCGAGCCGCCGGACGCGGATGCCGTTCAGTGGGAGTTTGAGCGGGATGCTGAGCCCTTCCTCACAGCTGCTGAGCAGGTTGTGTCGCCGTATGTATGGACGCGGTACGACAGTGttgtgctgccgccgtcgttCCCGTACGGCGGTATGGAGAATGCGAATCTGACAACGCtgacgccgtcgctcgtgTGTGGTGATCGCAGCGCGACGGATGTCCTCCTGCATGAGCTGTGTCATTCATGGAGCGGCAATCTGATTTCGTGCATGAACTGGGAATCGTTCTGGCTGAACGAGGGCTGGACTGTGTACCTGGAGCGTCTGCTCCTCGAGAAGCTGTATGGGCCAGCGCACCGTGGCTTTTCGTACATTATCGGCGCCAAGGCCCTGCGTGACTCGCTCGAGGGCTTTCAGGACACGCCGCGgttccagcgcctcgtgcccGAGTTCCGCGATGGTGAAGATCCTGACGATGCGTTCTCGTCGATTCCGTACGACAAAGGCGCGAACTTCTTGTTGTAcctggagcgcgtcgtgggcggCCTCGATGTGTTTGCACCGTATATCCAAGCCTATTTCACGACATTCCAGGGCCGCTCCATCTCGACGGAGGAATGGAAAGCCCATCTGCTCGCGTACTTCGCGACGCATCCCACAGCGAGTCAGGCGCTCCAGACTGTGGATTGGGACGCGTGGCTGCACGGAGAAGGCCTGGAGCTGCCTGTGCGTATGGAGTATGACCAAACGCTCGCCGCCGAGGCCTTCGCCCTCGCTGCGCGCTGGATCAAAGCGAtcggcgacggcgtcgacggcgcgtTTGCTGCGTCGGACATGCAAGGCTGGAATGCCAACCAAGTCGTTGTGTTCCTGGAGCGGCTGCACGCTGGGCCGCGTGTCCCACAGTCTTATGCCGCGCGTCTTGACGAGATATACTCACTGAGCACGGCACAGAACCCTGAGGTGCGTTTGCGCTTCTATGAAGTTGCCCTCGAGGAGCAGGGTGGACGCTATGCCGAAGAAGCCGCCGCGTGGGTCGCATCGCAAGGCCGCATGAAGTACTGCCGCACGATCTTCAAGGCTCTGTACAGAGTGGAGCCggcgctcgctcagcgcACGTTTCTGGAGAACGAGTCGTTTTACCACCCCATTGCCGCCGCTATGATCAGAAAG GACCTCGGCTTGTAG
- a CDS encoding pyruvate kinase: MMNHFARMSQIEWYASLNPIEYKIQNKSMRKTSIIATIGPKTNNVETLHQLRNAGVNIIRLNASHGDHGYFKSVIENCRQVEREAPGRPLALALDTKGPEMRTGVMLNNEDVKIKAGHEMIVTTDEHFADKCSAEHLYIDYKNLPKKVEPGRQIFIDDGILSLRVLRVEGDNVIVRADNNGTLSSRKGVNLPLTEVDLPAVSPKDIEDLKFAAREEADIVFASFIRTREDIVLIRSILGEHAPRMRIIAKIENHQGVLNFNEIMDEADGIMVARGDLGIEIPAPQVFLAQKMMIARCNLAGKPVICATQMLESMTYNNRPTRAEVSDVANAVVDGADCVMLSGETAKGEYPVESVRYMAESAQLAEDSLSYTALFNQLRGSLHLPTSTIETISLVAVSASLEQRADAILLMSTSGETARLVSKYRPPCPILVVTRNKYTTRTCHLNRGTYPFHYPLPHIQDMSRWQEDVDNRIKFGLSEALKLGLVRKGGTIVAVQGWRGGKGHTNSLRILTVPTTSEGYILESTTAN, translated from the coding sequence ATGATGAACCACTTTGCACGCATGTCTCAGATTGAGTGGTATGCCTCACTCAATCCGATCGAGTATAAGATCCAGAACAAGTCGATGCGTAAGACCTCGATCATCGCAACGATCGGTCCTAAGACAAACAAtgtcgagacgctgcacCAGCTGCGGAACGCTGGTGTCAACATTATTCGTCTGAACGCGAGTCATGGTGACCACGGATACTTTAAGAGTGTGATTGAAAACTGTCGCCAggtcgagcgcgaagctCCGGGCCGTCCGCTCGCTCTTGCTCTGGACACCAAGGGCCCGGAGATGCGTACGGGCGTTATGTTGAACAACGAAGATGTGAAGATCAAGGCTGGCCACGAGATGATTGTCACGACCGACGAGCATTTCGCCGACAAGTGCAGCGCAGAGCACCTCTATATCGACTACAAGAACCTGCCCAAGAAGGTCGAGCCGGGTCGCCAGATCTTTATTGATGACGGTATCCTGTCactgcgtgtgctgcgtgtTGAGGGTGACAACGTGATCGTGCGTGCTGATAACAATGGCACTCTCTCTTCGCGCAAGGGTGTCAACCTGCCATTGACTGAAGTCGATTTGCCAGCCGTGTCGCCAAAGGACATTGAAGACCTGAAGTTTGCCGCGCGGGAAGAAGCCGACATTGTGTTTGCCTCATTCATCCGTACGCGCGAAGACATTGTGCTGATTCGCTCGATTCTTGGAGAGCATGCGCCccgcatgcgcatcatcgCCAAGATTGAGAACCACCAGGGTGTGCTTAACTTTAATGAAATtatggacgaggccgacgGGATTATGGTGGCCCGTGGTGACCTGGGCATTGAAATCCCCGCACCTCAAGTTTTCCTGGCACAAAAGATGATGATCGCTCGCTGCAATCTTGCCGGTAAGCCCGTGATTTGTGCCACTCAAATGCTCGAGAGCATGACCTACAACAACCGTCCGACCCGCGCCGAAGTGTCGGATGTTGCGAATGCGGTTGTCGATGGTGCAGACTGTGTCATGCTGAGTGGCGAAACGGCCAAGGGTGAGTACCCTGTTGAGAGTGTGCGTTACATGGCCGAGTCAGCGCAACTTGCCGAGGACAGTCTGTCGTACACGGCTCTCTTCAACCAGCTTCGTGGCTCTTTGCACTTGCCCACGTCCACGATTGAGACTATCTCGCTCGTGGCTGTGTCGGCGAgtctcgagcagcgtgctgaTGCCATCCTGCtcatgtcgacgtcggGTGAGACAGCGCGTCTTGTCAGCAAGTACCGCCCCCCGTGCCCCATTCTTGTCGTTACCCGGAACAAGTACACGACACGTACGTGTCACTTGAACCGTGGCACCTATCCCTTCCACTACCCGCTGCCGCACATCCAGGATATGTCGCGCTGGCAGGAGGATGTCGACAACCGCATCAAGTTCGGCCTTTCTGAGGCCCTGAagctcggcctcgtccgcaAGGGCGGCACCATTGTGGCGGTCCAGGGCTGGCGCGGTGGTAAGGGACACACCAACTCGCTGCGTATTCTCACAGTGCCTACGACGTCGGAGGGTTACATTCTCGAGAGCACTACGGCCAACTAG